The Archocentrus centrarchus isolate MPI-CPG fArcCen1 chromosome 12, fArcCen1, whole genome shotgun sequence genome includes a window with the following:
- the surf2 gene encoding surfeit locus protein 2: MDELPADLRAFLLNHPFLELTDGKKIRCTLNGHEFPCNLTELQNFTQGKKYEKLSAAAEFNYSQYEPHIVPSTKQPNQLFCKLTLRHLNRQPHHVLKHVNGKRFKKALSKYEECVRQGIEFVPARLTQKRPRDTEEVGRGKPSRHSNSAWEPSSSEDDHSDSEDSMSDLYPPSIFTLKNPAEESIEDGRDEEEDDFQTDEDEEMEVEKQVVQKRKKVQSGGFNKKPKNNNWRSSKAKKKKTKARNGK, from the exons ATGGATGAGTTACCTGCGGACCTCAGAGCGTTTCTTCTGAATCACCCCTTTCTTGAGCTCACAGATGGTAAAAAG ATCAGATGTACTCTAAATGGCCACGAGTTTCCCTGCAACCTGACGGAGCTGCAGAACTTTACCCAGGGGAAGAAATATGAGAAACTGAGTGCTGCAGCAGAGTTCAACTACAGCCAGTATGAGCCACACATTGTGCCAAGCACAAAGCAGCC cAATCAGCTCTTCTGTAAGCTGACCCTGAGACATCTCAACCGGCAGCCGCACCACGTCTTAAAACATGTCAATGGAAAACGCTTCAAGAAGGCCTTGTCTAAAT ATGAAGAGTGTGTGAGGCAAGGGATTGAATTTGTTCCAGCCCGATTGACCCAGAAAAGGCCCAGAGACACCGAAGAGGTCGGTCGAGGAAAGCCTTCCAGACATTCAAACAGCGCATGGGAACCCTCATCCAGTGAAGACGATCACAGTGACTCAGAGGACAGCATGAGTGACCTTTACCCCC CCTCCATATTCACTTTGAAAAACCCAGCAGAAGAAAGCATAGAGGATGGAAgggatgaggaggaagatgacTTTCAGACAGATGAGGATGAAGAAATGGAGGTGGAAAAGCAGGTGGTGCAGAAACGCAAGAAG gTTCAGTCTGGTGGATTTAATAAGAAACCCAAAAATAACAACTGGAGATCAAGCAAAGcgaaaaagaagaagacaaaagcgcgaaatggaaaataa
- the bbln gene encoding bublin coiled-coil protein encodes MSGPNGDPDISADDGIISDEDDFGDEEYVAINSMLDQINSYLDDLEERNDALNGKLHELMESNRQARLEFRAQLFGSQTQEEQQQHCHAAGGETSSTSQEDINKDNEGSQMTDKNI; translated from the exons atgtctggaCCAAATGGAGATCCAGACATCTCTGCTGACGATGGTATTATCAGCGACGAAGATGATTTCGGCGACGAAG AGTACGTTGCCATCAACTCCATGCTAGATCAGATCAACTCATATCTTGATGACCTGGAAGAGCGGAATGACGCACTTAATGGCAAACTGCACGAACTGATGGAGTCAAATCGGCAAGCTCGGCTGGAATTCAGAGCCCAGTTGTTTGGCTCCCAGAcgcaggaggagcagcagcagcactgtcatgcagcaggtggagagaCTTCTTCAACCAGCCAGGAGGACATAAACAAGGATAATGAAGGCTCACAGATGACTGACAAGAACATCTAG
- the ciz1a gene encoding cdkn1a interacting zinc finger protein 1a, producing the protein MFNPHIHQQQQQQFHQQLRQLQQLFQQQQPPPPPPQPPPGHHVAHHHHQTPRAIPVPTQTAPPPRMVNLSHASQTTIIAPNPMLQGALLMQQMQGNMRGFGMGGQQFRQFFTTGNRSSLLGPVPMGMAIKSPIMGFPAARPFHPHPRYFNNTATSTASSASSSTDAATRQVDRKRDSEQMAAGSSDDQPAAASSTDGANGKTQADGAVGGVDGPTQISEEQLEEPAVKKKRTEGSEKPPEQGVVEAVTTANTDEEALSSACSNNTEDIQPEECIALEEGGSRTGSDIEALEEIKVGEVQSCLSAPSPSGRPSEGDQQANLPAEDTSQSKDVPEALPENQDEEEGVAEGSNKFYCYLCSITCHNQQNFRSHMNSMSHQQRMMEIQHMSNACLVTLLPRVQESLQGANKDGEKKADLKRWCATCLTHFTSSIADHRRTEEHRLASKTDMSSCAICKKHFKNSQMFLEHLQSQEHRQKLQEKDCEAFAKLTSVDTEGFSLEAEEGTEEEEGGIEGLRNQGDGQDGWSSVEEMTLNDMASDEQYDPDTVYGSSFLVPVAGFICRLCNKFYNFESSALHTHCKSLQHFENLKRYSMLMSRKGEKVESSGEAVQAADDLMHVKETTSDCSDKNLLSDDTGLATNRKSLQPVVTLTQLKMQTRRPQKEKLAEPEATSEDLSTVSATSSSNTDTSLVELTASSSVEADSEPSASGENAIEEVDEKEAPVTQGKKNGTGKAKTTARRRSGRATNRR; encoded by the exons AGCCATTCCTGTTCCTACCCAGACAGCACCCCCTCCCCGGATGGTCAACTTGAGCCATGCGTCGCAGACGACCATCATCGCCCCCAATCCCATGCTGCAGGGTGCTTTACTCATGCAGCAAATGCAGG GTAACATGCGGGGCTTTGGGATGGGTGGGCAGCAGTTTCGACAGTTCTTCACAACGGGGAACAGGTCGTCCCTGCTTGGGCCGGTTCCCATGGGCATGGCTATTAAGTCTCCCATCATGGGTTTCCCAGCTGCACGACCCTTCCACCCACATCCTCGCTACTTCAACAACACCGCCACCTCCACAGCATCCTCTGCCTCTTCTTCCACG GATGCTGCAACTCGACAGGTTGACAGGAAGCGGGACAGCGAGCAGATGGCAGCAGGGAGCTCAGATGACCAACCAGCAGCAGCTAGCAGTACTGATGGAGCTAATGGCAAGACTCAAGCAG ATGGCGCTGTGGGAGGAGTGGATGGGCCAACACAGATCTCTGAGGAGCAACTTGAAGAGCCtgcagtgaagaagaagaggactgAGGG GTCAGAGAAACCCCCAGAACAGGGAGTCGTTGAGGCTGTAACTACTGCAAACACAGATGAGGAAGCTCTTTCCTCAGCATGTAGCAACAACACAGAGGACATCCAGCCTGAAG AATGCATCGCTCTGGAAGAAGGAGGCTCCAGAACAGGATCAGACATTGAGGCACTTGAGGAGATCAAAGTTGGTGAG GTGCAGAGCTGTTTGTCAGCCCCGTCTCCCTCTGGCAGGCCTAGTGAAGGTGACCAGCAGGCTAATTTACCAGCAGAAGACACTTCACAGAGCAAAGATGTCCCTGAGGCTTTGCCTGAGAAccaggatgaagaggagggtgTAGCAGAGGGCTCCAACAAGTTCTACTGCTACCTTTGCAGCATCACCTGCCACAACCAGCAA AACTTCAGGAGTCATATGAACAGCATGTCCCACCAGCAGCGGATGATGGAGATCCAACACATGAGCAACGCCTGCCTCGTCACCCTGCTGCCACGAGTGCAGGAGTCTctacagggagcaaacaaagatGG AGAGAAGAAAGCGGACTTGAAGCGTTGGTGTGCCACTTGTCTCACACACTTTACCAGTAGCATCGCCGACCATCGTCGcacagaggagcacaga CTGGCCAGTAAAACGGACATGTCCTCCTGTGCAATCTGCAAGAAACACTTCAAGAACTCCCAGATGTTTTTAGAGCACTTGCAGTCTCAAGAGCACAGACAGAAG CTCCAGGAAAAGGATTGTGAGGCCTTCGCCAAGCTGACTTCTGTGGACACAGAAGGTTTTTCATTAGAAGCGGAGGAGGgaactgaggaggaggaaggaggcaTAGAAGGATTAAGGAATCAAGGAGATGGACAG GATGGCTGGTCGTCTGTTGAAGAAATGACTCTAAATGACATGGCCAGTGATGAGCAGTATGACCCTGATACAGTCTACG GGTCGAGTTTTTTAGTTCCAGTCGCAGGTTTTATCTGCAGGCTTTGCAACAAGTTTTACAACTTTGAGTCTTCTGCCCTGCACACCCACTGCAAATCACTGCAGCACTTTGAGAATCTTAAG AGGTACAGCATGTTGATGAGTCGAAAAGGTGAAAAAGTGGAATCCTCCGGAGAAGCTGTCCAAGCTGCAGACGATCTCATGCATGTAAAAGAAACCACCTCAGACTGTTCAGATAAAAATCTGCTCTCCGATGACACAGGTTTAGCGACAAACCGTAAATCCTTGCAGCCCGTCGTCACACTCACCCAACTGAAAATGCAGACACGAAGACCACAAAAGGAGAAACTAGCAGAACCTGAGGCAACCTCAGAGGACTTATCTACCGTCTCAGCAACCAGCAGTAGCAACACAGACACATCCCTGGTTGAGTTGACTGCCAGCAGCAGTGTGGAGGCAGACTCTGAGCCATCAGCCTCTGGTGAGAATGCTATTGAAGAGGTGGATGAGAAAGAAGCTCCTGTGACCCAGGGGAAAAAGAATGGGACAGGAAAAGCAAAAACTACAGCCAGACGCAGGTCGGGAAGGGCCACAAACAGACGATGA
- the surf4 gene encoding surfeit locus protein 4: MGQEDLMNTAEDVADQFLRVTKQYLPHLARLCLISTFLEDGIRMWFQWNEQRDYIEATWNCGYFLATCFVLLNLIGQLGGCVLILSRNFVQYACFGLFGIIALQTVAYSILWDLKFLMRNLALGGGLLLLLAESRSEGKSMFAGVPSMGESSPKQYMQLGGRVLLVLMFMTLLHFDSSFFSILQNMVGTALIILVAIGFKTKLAALTLVVWLLAINFYFNAFWTIPAYKPMHDFLKYDFFQTTSVIGGLLLVVALGPGGVSMDEKKKEW, from the exons ATGGGGCAGGAGGATCTTATGAACACCGCCGAAGACGTGGCAGACCAg TTCCTGCGGGTAACCAAACAGTACCTGCCCCACCTGGCTCGTCTGTGTCTCATCAGCACCTTCCTCGAAGATGGCATTCGCATGTGGTTCCAGTGGAATGAGCAGCGAGACTACATTGAGGCTACCTGGAACTGTGGCTACTTTCTTGCTACATGCTTTGTGCTGCTTAACCTCATCGGACAGCTGG GTGGTTGTGTCCTCATCCTCAGTAGAAATTTTGTACAGTATGCCTGCTTTGGACTATTTGGGATCATAGCGCTACAG ACTGTTGCATACAGCATTTTATGGGACCTTAAATTTTTGATGAG AAATCTGGCCCTTGGaggtgggctgctgctgctgctggctgagtcTCGTTCGGAAGGAAAGAGCATGTTTGCTGGAGTACCCTCCATGGGAGAGAGTTCACCGAAGCAATACATGCAGCTGGGCGGCCGAGTACTGTTGGTTCTCATGTTCATGACCCTGTTACACTTCGACTCCAGCTTCTTCTCT aTCCTGCAGAACATGGTGGGGACTGCTCTCATCATCCTGGTGGCCATCGGCTTCAAAACTAAGTTGGCAGCGCTGACCCTCGTAGTGTGGCTTCTGGCTATCAACTTCTACTTCAATGCTTTCTGGACCATCCCTGCCTACAAGCCCATGCATGACTTCCTTAAGTACGACTTCTTCCAGACCACATCAGTCATCGGAggcctgctgctggtggtggcaCTTGGTCCGGGTGGAGTGTCCATGgatgagaagaagaaagagtggTAG